ATCCActtcgagttaatttttgtatatggtgtgaagtgaGGGTCTAAGTTCATCATTTTGCTTATGGATATCCaaattgtcccagcaccatttgttgaaaagactcttcttCCCCAGTGTAGTTTTGAAAACAGGAAGTGAAAgtcctccaactttcttttttttcaatactttttttcactattctaggtcttttgcagttctgtacaaattttaggatcatcTTGTCCATTTCTGCAGAAATCCCTGCTGAtcggtttttaaaatttttaagggtagtaagtcttctgatccatgaacatgagatgttcctctatttagatcttctttaatttccctcagcactgttttgtaattttcagtgtacaggtcttgcacttctttttttttttttttttttttggtacgcgggcctctcactgttgtggcctctcccgttgcggagcacaggctccggacgcgcaggctcagcggccatggctcatgggcccagccgcttcacggcatgtggagtcttcccggaccgcggcacgaacccgtgtcccctgcatcggcaggcggactctcagccactgcgccaccagggaagccctggattatttattgatttttactgTTGCAGTGACGCTGTGAGCACTCTCCCATTACACATAGTCtagggcagcggtccccaacctttttggcaccagggaccggtttcttGGAAGACATTTTTCCTGCGGAACTCGGGTgagggtgggggatggttcaggcggtaatgcgcgcaatggggagccatggggagcggcagatgaagcttcgctcgcttgccggccactcacctcctgctgtgcggcccagctcctaacaggccgcagaccaGTAGTGGTCTGCGGCCCTGGGGGCTGGGACCCCTGGCCTAGGGTATAGCTTGGAGGAGAATTGCTGGGTTGGAGGGTACATGCTTCAGTCTGATCCAATAATGTCAAGATGTTTTCCCGAGCCCAGTGCCAATGACACTATACTTCCACCATCAATGTTTTAGTTCCCTATTGTTGTTGTtccaaattactacaaacttagtggtttaaaacaatacaaatttattatgttACAGCTCGAGGTGAGAAATCTGAAATGCGTCTCACTAGGTTAAATCAAAGTGTCCAAAGGGCTGCTTCCCTTTCTGGTGATTCTTGAAGAGGCCCATTTTCTGACCTTCTCCAGCTTTTAAAGGCtgtccacattccttggcttgtggcatcttcttccatcttcaaagccagcagtggcaATCCAGTCTTTCTTACATTATATGCCTCTGACACCAACTTGCCTGCTTCCTTCTTCCACAAATGAGGACCCCTGTGATTACATTTGGCCTGCtggaataatccaggataacctcttTATTTTagggtcagctgattagcaatctTAAGTCCATCTGCTATCTTAATTCCCTTTTGCCATGAAGtgtaacatatttacaggttctggggattaggatttggACGTCTTTGGGGGGCTGTTATTCATCCTACAGCAGTTGGTGTTTGAGGGTCCTTGTTATTTGATAGAAATGGGGACTTAAACATTttaatgtgtgtgtttaatatttagtaacttttaaaaaatcatctatgTTTAGATTTTCAGCCCCCTACTCTTCCTGGGCCTTTACAGTTTTAATGATTTCTTGATTGTCCCTGTCTGAAGCAATATCACGTTCTGGAGTCAGAATGCCTGGGATCtttcactgtgagctgtgtgacttggacAGGTCACCTCCCCTCCCTAAGCTTTGATgacctcatctatgaaatgggaataattatcACATAGAGTtgttaagagaattaaatgagattgtGCATAGAAAGTCTGAGCATAGTGCCTGACAAATAGAAGAAAGTCAATAAATGTATGCGTTTTCATATTTATTCAGTCATCTGTTCATCTAACAGCTCTTGAGTGCCAGGTCTTAGACTCACCCACTCAACATTTAGCAGCTGTATTTTGAGCACCCATTGTTTGCTCTAAAGTCCATTTGTGTGGGGCATCTACAGGCAAAGTGCTGGGTTTGGTGGTGAGTgagctttattttactttttaattactttttattggagtatagttgctttacaatgttgtgtttctgctgtacagcaaagtgaatcagttatacgtacacatataccccctctttttcaggtttccttcccatttaggtcaccacagagcgttgagtagagttccctgtgctgtacagtaggttctcattagttttctattttatacatagtagtgtatgtatgtcagtcccaatctcccaattcatccgaccccctcttccccccttggtatccatacgtttgttctctatatctgtgtctctatttctgctttgcatatAAATTcacctgcaccatttttctagattccacatatgactgatattatatgatatttgtttttctctttctgacttacttcactctgtatgacagtccctaggtccatccacgtcaggCAAGCTTTATTTTGATTGATGTGCTGAGAGCTGTGTAGAATATGATCTGTGGAGGCCCAGTTCCTAAAGCCCTCTTCCTTAGAGAGGCAAGTAGTTGGGCAAACTGTTTCTTTTATGCTTTGTCCTAGGAAAGacataattaaataaaagcagaaagttAGGTGACATATTTCCCTTCTGTTCTCAAATGATTTCCATGTCGTGGAGTGTAGTATGTGTCATctgaaaaaggaagcaaagaatGTCTTCACCCTTTTATGGACAAGGAATCACATTAGCAAAGTTTTTCTTTTACCCTTAATATGGTCACccttgttgttatttattttttttaattaattaatttatttttggctgtgttgggtctttgttgctgcacacgggctttctctagttgtggcgagcaggggctactcttcattgtggtgcacgggcttctcactgtggtggcttctcttgttgtggagcatgggctctaggtgcgtgggcttcagtagttgtggcatgaaggcgtcagtagttgtggctcgctctggagtgcaggctcgtagttgtggtgcacgggcttagttgctccgtagcatatGGGAatcctcccggagcagggctcgaacctgtgtcccctgcgttggcaggcggattcttctccactgtgccaccagggaagtcccaacccttgttattttttaaactaaaaagcaCATCCCTCATTTCAATTCCTGAGCTGAACTTTTGAGTTTTCACTCAGTTCTCTGAACAGCAACTATGGCAGTTAAAGTTACTGGAACCAGAAGAATCCTGTGTGATACAGAACTAGCCGCTAAGCTTTTAATCTGCTGGTTCATCATTCTAAGTCATTCTGTTCTTCAGACCTAAATCAGTGCTTTCAGGAGACTTTTCTATGgtgtggaaaatgaaaataacttattCAGGACTTTCAAAGGCCCTTGTTGCCTGTagatgtgatggtggtggtgtgtgtgtgtgtgtgtgtgtgtgtgtgtgtaatccaCATATACGCTAACTGCCTGATGAATGAAAGTTTCATGGGggggtggatttttaaaaattgaattgaaaaagataaatgagtgtgttttaaaataatttaaatacctGCCCAGTAGGGAGCGGTTCACAGCACATCTTCCGTGAGAAGGAACATTGCTCATTAGAACACCAAAATTGGCTTCCTTCCGGGAGAAATCTAACACTTGACAAAACCACTTCTCCCAGGCCGATGCGTGCCACGCCTACCAGATCGTTCACCGAAATGGGATTCCTGATGAGCAGATCATCGTGATGATGTATGATGACATCGCCAACTCTGAAGAGTGAGTAGGGAGTGCTTTGAACTTGATGGTGAGGAACTTCagggcattttatttttattttatttatttattttttttgcggtacgcgggcctctcaccgccgcggcctctcccgtcgcggagcgcaggctccggatgcgcaggcccaacggccatggctcacgggcccagccgctccgcagcatgtgggatcctcccggaccggggcacgaacccatgtcccctgcatcggcaggtggactctcaaccactgcgccaccagggaagccccagggcattttaaaaaatgcacacagacactcagGAACCCTTAGATCAGCGGCCTAACATTAGAATATAAACAGACTCCCGGATGAAGTTCCACATGGTGCTTCATCTAGAGCTTTGACCATATCTTGGTGGGACCCAGCAATGGCGGGGACGTAGGAAATGGTGGTGAAGGTCCTTGGGCTGGGGCTTTGGAAGGATTTAAAGCATGAGTTCCCTCTCAGCTTGGGGAACTGACTCATCATTGGGTTCTGTGGTGCTTGTTCCTAAGCTCTGAGCAGGGACGCCTCAGAGGCCCTGTACACAGAAGGCTCAATTGTATCTTAGAATACATTGGAGCATCTAGCCCACTCTAGTCTCCCAGCTCCTTGTATGGgtactaaccctaaccctatccagTCTCCCAGCTCCTTGGTTCCCAGACTATGGCCCTGTACTGTGATCACGTTAACAGCTCATAATCCATCCTGAGCTTTAACACCTAAGCTGTTGTATTAAAGCCTTGTTTTCTGTTCTGTCTTTTTCTGAAAGTAGTTTTGCTCTGAGAGATCTCTTGATGACATCTTGTCCCCAATCTGGTGTCCAGCAGGAAGCCAGGCACACAGGGGCCTGGGTCCCTGTCCTCGGTTTGCAGAGCTCAGTCCTTCGCTGCCCCTGCCAGGAACTCAGGAGTTGTGGGACACCAAGACCCCCGAGCTGCTAAAATCACCAACACGTTGGTGACCTCAGAGGCAATGAGGAATGTCTGTGACAACCACGGTCGTTTAGTATTTTAAAGCGTAACAGGGGCGTATTCACGAAGACATAGATTTCAGAGATACGTCAAATTGTGTGCTTCACTCGTGTCCTTTGATTTTCAGCAATCCCACCCCAGGAATTGTGATCAACAGGCCCAACGGCTCAGACGTGTACGAGGGGGTTCTAAAGGACTACACGGGCGAGGTGAGGCGCATCACGGGGTCAGAGCCAGCGGGGTCTGCTGTTTCATTTCAGTGatgatttttccctctttcttgtaCTTCTGGGATCAGAACCTCATTAGACTGATTTCTGGTTAATGTTTCGTGTTTGTATTAAGATTTGTGCTTGAGGTGTAATTTCTGAGAATTTTGAAAGAacgcagaggggaaaaaaaaggacgtTAGTTGTAGTCTACTGATCCTTAGTTTCTAATCTTGTACTTTAAGCCTCATAATAGATTTCCTTCCATAATACCTGATTTTCTTAGGATATTGCCAGTGATCTGATTGTAGATTATCCGTGCCCTTTTCTGAAAATCAATTTTCTCAGCATCAGCCCTAGTACAAAATATATCTCTAAATTTTGTAAGATAGTTTTTCATTAATCATTATAGTATATAACTTCCAGAACATTACATGCCTTCCAGTCGATTGAGGCTGTATACATTGACACGTTTTTAAAAGCACCATTATGACTTCAGCCTCATGGATTTCAGAGTCTCTTTTTCGTCATGTCAGAGGGATCGAAACTAATATTCCTTGTGACAGAGAAAGTCTGAAGTTTAGcagttctttcagttttatttttctcttttaaattcaaGGACATTTAAATCAGACACATCATACGTGTCGTAtagatgattccatttttataaaattgtttctATATAGTTATATAGGGAAACATTTGGAATTTAGGTGGTGGGATTTTTgatgttttttcttccttgtgcttttctgtattacatttttttaacgaTTGCCTATCCATTTTACAAAATCCCCTTTAAGGACGTTGAGTGTCCTTGGGAACTGGCCTTTTAGGAGGCAAGCTGGTTGCAAAGGTCGGCGCTGATGTTTCTGCCGCCCGCTTTGCTGTCTCTCTGAGGCAGCGTGCTCTTCCTCTGCTCTTTGCCCCTACCTACCGACATCTTTGGGTTTCTCCACATGAACTTTATAACGGTTAAGAAGGAATGGCAGGCTTGCTGAGTTGGCATCAGCCAAAGACAAGATGATACCTGAGACGAGGTCATGCACATGCCCAGGAAACACTGGATCTTTCTTGGTTGCAAAGTGTTTGCCCTTAAACCTTAAGCCTTGGAGGTATGTGGACggtggcctgggccctctgcgACAGACTCAGCAAACGCACTGATTTGGAGTGACAGCTGCATCTGATTTCAACTCCCCATTCTTTGTAGGATGTCACCCCGCAAAACTTCCTTGCTGTGTTGAGAGGTGATGCAGAGGCAGTGAAGGGCAAAGGATCTGGAAAGGTCTTGAAGAGGTAATGTCTGTTTTATGGCTGTCACACTTTTCTGAATGACGTGGTACTCCAGAACTGAGAATTCAAACAGGCCTTGCCCTTTGTTCCCGGACTATTTACCTGTGAGAGATGGCAGCGTGGGGACCTTTGCCCTGACAGGCTGCACAGACCTGGTGGCTTCTTTTGGCAGCCCATTTCTGTAACGAATTAACCCTGTGATCCAGGGTCCCTGGTTAGTCTTAGTGAAATGTTCCCCGTCACTTAAACCTGCTACGTTTTGTTATCTGTGGATCCTGGTTCTGGTCGGTTCCACTACCAGGGGAACACGCCAAGACAGGCGTGAGGCTCTGTGGCCAATCAGGTTGTAGggcccccgccccgcctcctGCCGACCCTGTGCTCTGATGGCGGGTCAGCCCAGTGGGAGGAGGACATTTGTAAGTTGAGAGCAAACCTCCGTATGGGAGAAAATTCATCCCATTGCTTGCCCTGTTGGCTGTGGGTTAGAGATGTCTTGTTTAGCATCTCTTTATGCAGCATTTTGACGTGATGTCAGGGACCTTAGGAGCATGACTTCAGAGAGTCTCAGGTACTTGGCAAATGGTGCTGTTTCCCTTATGCCCGAGGGGAGGCCTGGGCACAAGTAGCTCGTGTGAGTTAGAGCAGAGGTGGACATCTGCGCGGGATGAAGCAAATTGCCTCCGAGTGAGTTACTGCATCTCTGCAACCTTGAAGCAGGGCCCTCTGAGTGGAAGCCTGGTGAGGGGGTGCAGGTGGGTGTCCCAGGCCGTGTGCAGGCCGAGGGGCCCGGAGAGGCAGTCAGAGCTGCAGGACCGTGCTTGGCGGTGTGTCCTGGCTCCCTTACTTGTTTCGGAGAGATCTGGTGGCACAGAGTGGCCGCCCGGGATGAGGCCCTGTTGCCAGAGGCCTTGCTGTCCAGATCACCCTGGGCTGTCTGCCAAGCACCCTCCCGGCCGTGATTGAGATCCTGCAGGCTCTGGGACGCGCCTCGTGGTTCAGAACGGCACCCAGCGGGAGCAGAGGAAACAGGCTGGGCGGCGGGCTCCTGGGCTCCTCCTCCCACCTGGCTGGGAGACTGTAACCTCAGACCTCTCCTGAGTTTTTTGATTGGGGTGGCATTTCAGTCCAGACGGTCCACTTGGACTCTCATGCTCGTGTGCGTGTCTCTTGGCAGTGGCCCCCGGGACCACGTGTTCGTTTACTTCACTGATCACGGAGCCACTGGAATACTGGTGTTTCCTAATGACGATGTgagtttttcttaatgttttaaagACAAGCTGGGGGGAACTCTCTGGCAGTCCACActgtcactgccgagggcccgggttcaattcctggttgggggacccacaagccatgtggtatggccaaaaaaaaaaaaaaacaagctgggAGAATGGGAAACAAAACCTCAGTGTTGGCAGGCCACCTGTGATGTGTGTCTCTAACATCCTACAGCGTAGGTTCGTATGTGGCCGCTGAGGGTGAGGTCACATTTCGCAGCTTGCAATCTATCCAGAGGCATCTCTTCTGGCAGGTTTTCCCTGCGTGTCTCCTGACATCACAGCATGAGTCGCTGTCCCTGAACTTGGGTGCAGTGCACTAGACGCAGTCATAGAACACAGTCCCTGAATGCTCCGGACAAAGTGATGAGGAAGCACATCTGCTTCCCCTTTTTATTATGTGATTAAAGCCCTCCATGATGTTCTGGGATAATGCTGTTCAGCACGATTATTTAGAAATCTCTCAggatttctaaataagaatttataaAGCATCATTAAGACTTGATTAGTGGGTTATCCAGCAAATGTTTTCTCTTGATGTGTTTGGTCTGAATGTCCATATTCTTACCTTTCAGCTTCACGTCAAGGACCTGAATGAGACCATCCATTACATGCACAAACACAAGAAGTACCAAAAGGTAATGTCAGTGCTTGGGGTGGCCTTGGGGGAGGAATGTGAGGGATGCAGTGGAAGCAAAGCCCATGGTTCTTCGACAGGCCTCCTAGCTCTGGATGGGCTGTGGTTTTTGGAAAGGGTGTCCTTTCAATCAGTCTTGACCTCTGGTCTCCCAGGATTAGCTTTTTGTGATTCTACAGCTTCAGCTGTTATATCAGAATCACTGGCGACCTTGTTAAAGTACAGTGTGGGCCCCAGCCCCAGAATTTGGCTCAGTTGTTCTGGGGAGAGGCCTGCGGGtttgcctttctgagttttcaggtgatactgatgctgctggacTAGGGACACTTTGAGGACTACTGTTTCTAGGGCTGTCACCAATCTGGGGCGGCTGGGGAGGAAAATACCACCTTCTTATTTTCCCTTTGGCCCTCTCTGGCCCCcgcgccttttttttttttttttttttttggtggtacgcgggcttctcgctgctgtggcctctcccgttgcggagcacaggctccggacgcgcaggctcagcggccatggctcacgggcccagccgctccaccgcatgtgggatcttcccggaccggggcacgaacccatgtcccctgcatcggcaggcggactcccaaccactgcgccaccagggaagccctctctggccCCTTTTGCACCCCGTGTGGAACCTGTGTAGCTTAGGTGTGTATGTGTTAGTAACGTGTTTTGCTCTTGGAAACTGCTCCCGGCGTTGGATGGCAGGTCAGTTTTCCTTAGCATCACTTATGGTTCCatatttttctgcattatttCAGCTAATAGATCATTTTATTCTATTAGTCATGCATAAATTTGGGTCCTTCTGGTTTGTATGACAACAGCTTCTGTAGCCTCTGCTTCTTACAGCAGAGATGTCTCCCAAAAGCAAAAGTGAAAGACTCTCAAGAAACACgtcaccccaataaagatgttaaaaaaaaaaaaaatctatttcacccttccaaaaaaaaagaaaaaaaagaaaaaaaaagaaacacgtCAAGAGAGTGGGCAAAGTCAAAGTAGCATTTACGAGAGGCCTGTGCCTGGACGGGGTGAGTTCACCTGTCTCATTCACCTCCCAGATGGTGTTCTACATTGAAGCCTGCGAGTCTGGGTCCATGATGAGCCACCTGCCCCCCAACATCGATGGTAGGTGGTGGGAACACTGGCCTCTGAGCCGGGCTGGGTGAGCACCTTGCTACATGGTGCAATTGGACATTCTCTGAATCTGCCCATGGGAAGAACCAAGTGTCTTACATAAGCCAGGCCTAGGCCAGCCTAGTGCTTGGAAGTAGGGGGATACCTGTGGGCAGCTCTGAGCTTCTTCTTCTCCTGGAGGATTAGTGGTCAGGGGATGAAGGGATGGAAGCTCTTGATGTGAACTCTGTAGTGCTCTGCCGGGTTCTAATAGGGCTACTTAAGACCAAGATCACAGTCTTTGGACCAGCCTCTGTCCTTTGAGATGCGTTGCTTGCTGGCTCTCTGATCTTGGGCAGGTGACTTACCCTCTTGGACCCTCagatttactcatctgtaaaatggggataaagatAGTGTCTGTTAGGAGAGTTACATTTTAAGCGATGACATCTGTCCAGCATAGTTCTGAGCCCATGGTAGCTAGGTAGTAAATGGTAGGGATTTCATATGTTCAGTCCATCTAAGTGTTTCTTTAATGAATGTTCACTTTCTGTGGAAATGAAATGAGGTCCATGTCCTTCAAGATTCCAGAGCTACTCAGATCTGTTAGCACTATCTCACAGTGTCTATCAGCTGGCTTCTCTTTTTCCACATTTAGTTTTAGATGAGTTACTGAAACTCAGTGAACAGGGCTGGATACAAGGAGgtctccctgccctccctgagCTGATCATAGGTGACCTGCTTTGATTGCACTAGGAAAGGAGGAGGAACTCAAGCCTCAAGTGGAATCCGCAGACAGCCGAGAATAAAACACGACTGAAATGTGTCTTTAATTCCTCGTAGTTTATGCAACTACTGCTGCCAACCCCAGGGAGTCGTCCTATGCGTGTTACTACGATGAGGCGAGGTCCACGTTCCTGGGGGACTGGTATAGTGTCAACTGGATGGAAGACTCGGACGTGGTGAGACATCTGGGGGCCGGCTGCTTAGCTGAGGCTTAGCTGTCAGCTGCGATCGTCAAAGGACTCGACTGTTTTCATTTTCGCAGGAGGATCTGACCAAGGAGACCCTCCACAAGCAGTACCAGCTGGTGAAGTCCCACACCAACACCAGCCACGTCATGCAGTATGGAAACAAGGTGAGGAGGGGAGCCTCGCACTTCTGATGACGCCTCAAGTCTCAGGCTGACTCACCGGGGACGTTTCTCTCCCGGTGAAGAAAAACGGGATCCATCCGGGCGAGGAACGGCTGAGGCAGGGCTGGCTCTGCCTCTCATGGCCGCTCCATCCTGGAGATCCCGCCTGTGCTTTGGAATCAGACTTAGGTTCAAACTCACAAAGTGGTGAGACTTTGGGCAACCTACCTGACCTCTCTGAAACCTCTGTGTTTCCTCCTTGGTCAAAGCCCTAGGGCACAAGGTGATAAGGAGCAAAAAGAAGGGGGTCCGTCACGGGCACCAAGCACACAGTGAGAGTTTACTGAGTCGAAAGCTTCTCCTGTGAGTTCTGTGGCTTTGCCCCGTAGAACCCCGCACCCTGAGTCCTCCGGGGTCCAGCCTTCCTGCAGTTGCAGGATGTTATCTTGACCCTTTGGCTATAAATTCGAGACTTTtacccccctaccccccacccccccagctaTGTTCAGAAGGGACCTAGGTGGTAAAATAGGTCAGTCCATCAGGGCTGTCCGGACAGAGGTCATAGCAGGTGGCTGCTGAAGGCTTGGGCCTTAGGTGCCACCCCTGGGGCTAGCCCTTGGGATGTGTGCAGGGCTTCCAGTAGTCTGTACGACCAGACATCACCCCTCAGGTGGCCTGCCACCAGCTGAGAGCTCGCCAGCTGAGTTCTGTTCCTTTGATGTGAGCATTGGCCTTCTAGAAGACCTTGTGAGCAGTCAGTCCAGCTATTCCCTTCAGCACTTCTCGGGCAGAGTGTCGATTGGAGGGCCCAGGAGCCAACAGGGCAGTCACAGGCCACGAGAAGTGCACTCAGGATGCCGTGGGCTTGGCCAGGCTTTTGaggggggggagtggggaggtagAGCAGCGAGAAGGCCAGGGAAAGGTAATTCAGAGGGGGCAGGGTCAAAGGTGGCGCTGCCCCAGCTTTGTCGGgggactggagggagggagggtaccAGCAACAGCTCTTCTGCCCTGAGCTTTCTGTTCTCTTTACAATTTCCTCCGCATTAGCCACGTCTGCCCTTGGTAGAGGAGATATGAAGGATCTTTTCTAAGCATTATGTTTCTATATACGTGTgcgtatgttttattttttgttttagaactGTTTTTAGATTAGCGTCGCTTGGTTTAGGAACATGACTGCTTGTAgcatttctttccctctgaatCGGGATCCAGTCTGCAGTGACCCCTGCAGGCAAACACAGCCAGGCAGTCGGGCCCGTTTGTCAGGCCCTGATGCCAAGTTGGCCCCACCCCTCGGTGGCTTTAGCGCTGCCCACCTCAGTGGACCCAGACCTCAGCTCGGACCTGGACAGATGCTCTGCACCTTCCTTCTGCTGGTCACTAGGGGCAGGCGGGTGAGCGTGGAGGGGTGAGCACAACCCAGGGTCACCCCTGGCTGAAACGACTCTGGTATGAGCGTGGCGGAACTGGGTAGCGGTTCTGCTGCAGAGGATGCCAGGCAGCTTCGAAGTTCATCATCGGTGGATTTCAGGTGGTCAAATGCATTGCCTCGCCCGCTGCTGAAGACCAAGCGCGTGCTTTCAGGCTGCGATTGTGACCCTTCAGTGGTCCTGAAACCACGTGCGGGGAGCTGTGGACTCCAGGACCCAAGGGACGTTTGGCACTCTGCCCCTCCCACTCAaactgactctctctctctctctctctctctctctctctctctctatctccccctccccgtctccccctcccccaccccctcgcccgctccctctccccctccctccccagtccaTCTCTGCCATGAAGTTGATGCAGTTTCAGGGTCTGAAACACAAAGCTAGTTCTCccatctccctgcccccagtCAAACACCTTGACCTCACTCCAAGCCCCGAGGTGCCCCTCACCATCATGAAAAGGAAACTGATGAGCACCAATGATCTGCACGAGTCCAGGCGTCTTGTCAAGAAGATTGACAGGCAGCTGGAGGTAAGTGGTGGCGAAGCTGCGGCTCCCAGCCTTGCCGGGCAGCGTGTGCGAGTCCTGTCTCTGCCTCCTGACCGTAAATCCGTGTTGGTGGGAGCCAAGTGACAGAGCTCTGGGGTCACCCTCCTCCTGCCACACTGGGggtacatgggaaaggaaaccagGCTTTGTACTCGCTGTAAAATGGACATGAGTGAGCAGGGCAGTGGCCAGCTTCATTCTTCATCAGTAAACTGGCCTTGACCTCTTTGGaagcaggaagcaaagagagggaGCCTGTCTCCTGCCAAGAAGCCACGGCATATGGGTGTTTCCTCTTTTACACCTAGTTGCTtacaagacatttttattttgctgctTGGTGAGTTAATAGCTaatcatatttaaaaacaaaaatccagtcCACAAAAAATTTCTGCTGCCTTAGGAAATCATAGTCACGGCCCCAAATTCTTCCTGAAATGCTTGAGCAATCTTTTACAATGACTGGGTTTGTTTTCAGCAGCTCATCAGTTTGTTTGCAACTGGccaaatttcttttcaaattctagCTGTGTGGCT
Above is a genomic segment from Pseudorca crassidens isolate mPseCra1 chromosome 1, mPseCra1.hap1, whole genome shotgun sequence containing:
- the LGMN gene encoding legumain — translated: MIWEVAVLLSLALGAGAIPVDDPEDGGKHWVVIVAGSNGWYNYRHQADACHAYQIVHRNGIPDEQIIVMMYDDIANSEDNPTPGIVINRPNGSDVYEGVLKDYTGEDVTPQNFLAVLRGDAEAVKGKGSGKVLKSGPRDHVFVYFTDHGATGILVFPNDDLHVKDLNETIHYMHKHKKYQKMVFYIEACESGSMMSHLPPNIDVYATTAANPRESSYACYYDEARSTFLGDWYSVNWMEDSDVEDLTKETLHKQYQLVKSHTNTSHVMQYGNKSISAMKLMQFQGLKHKASSPISLPPVKHLDLTPSPEVPLTIMKRKLMSTNDLHESRRLVKKIDRQLEVRNVIEKSVRKIVALISGSDAEVDRLLSQRAPLTAHDCYQAAVSHFRTHCFNWHNPTYEYALRHLYVLVNLCENPYPIDRIKLSMNKVCLGYY